In one Coccinella septempunctata chromosome 6, icCocSept1.1, whole genome shotgun sequence genomic region, the following are encoded:
- the LOC123315335 gene encoding uncharacterized protein LOC123315335, translating to MGFFQEMSSLYGREASKLMKEWSGNSRRLANLLNRRIFLLECKRQRLIPNHIGAGVKNVLNLFEFHNRSKLNRKIENFNTNLTRKLLSLEIEHTQLKITHTNKRNSNINEKLKYIIPSVTLQEFFRRQQILFNRTFHQVKTKNLSKIRNLQEKSVNVNFRVQDRWFRNLTGAEIPPEVKITLSLGSKFNIPVNLKEVKVKDLIADVESILDLVEEDKRNTLRAKVTSIITSELHKNENNNHYIGKLYNVTKSFLKTNNQLLVLDSDKGSVTVLMNRTDYFTKMYEIVNTDNFREVPRDPTSTIQTKTNKIISTLETEGIISSIQAKQMKSYNSTSPRMYGNPKIHKENIPMRPIVSDVKGPTCKLSEYIAQILTSAYDDTNNYYVKDSFDFSAKINNFELPPGYVLISLDVVNLFGNISRELVLAALDDSWDKISEHCTIPQEKFKQIITFLMDSGYFMFNGKYYFQMFGCIMGSRLSPIISLYVMDYLLTKSIPRLTFILGFIKKFVDDLIISLPSSGINEILEVFNDFDPNIKFTVEMEDDNNSVPFLDTRVCRVGDRVRLDWYRKETSSGRFIHFLSDHSINTKVNFIREQKNRIERICDPMFLDTNLKKLFRLLSDNSYPKAMLNKLLFSSSERETPTRNTDLGILDNNEPIKYRSLPNIQNLTGKIKKCFLGLNSIKIVPQSKKKISALYSKLKDPIPDYLKSNVIYEIECSDCHQTYIGQTSQHLKQRLTLHKSDIKKNNPRCALSVHANRYSHAADLENARILDMNNNYRKRCILEMIHIRNNQENSINKKTDTQNLSPIYAYLLEYSRIPFFDGPVDG from the exons TATGGCAGAGAAGCATCAAAGTTAATGAAGGAGTGGAGTGGCAATAGCAGAAGACTTGCAAATTTGCTGAACAGAAGAATATTCTTATTAGAATGCAAGAGACAACGATTAATACCCAACCATATAGGAGCTGGAGTCAAAAACGTTCTCAACCTGTTTGAGTTTCATAATCGAAGTAAACTCAAccggaaaattgaaaattttaacactAATTTGACAAGAAAACTACTTTCTCTGGAGATCGAACACACACAATTGAAGATTACACACACAAACAAGAGAAACAGcaacataaatgaaaaactgaagtATATAATACCATCGGTCACCCTACAAGAATTTTTCAGACGTCAACAAATTTTGTTCAATAGAACTTTCCATCaggtaaaaacaaaaaaccttaGCAAAATAAGAAATCTCCAGGAAAAATCTGTTAATGTTAACTTCAGAGTGCAGGATAGGTGGTTCAGAAATTTAACTGGAGCTGAGATACCACCAGAAGTTAAGATCACATTGTCACTGGGTTCAAAATTCAACATACCTGTTAACCTCAAAGAGGTGAAAGTAAAAGATCTGATAGCCGATGTTGAGAGTATATTGGATTTAGTCGAAGAAGACAAGAGAAACACCCTCAGAGCCAAGGTCACTAGTATAATCACCAGTGAACTAcacaaaaatgaaaacaataacCACTACATAGGGAAGTTATACAATGTGACAAAATCTTTTCTCAAAACAAACAACCAATTGTTGGTGCTTGACAGTGACAAGGGTTCAGTGACGGTACTCATGAACAGAACGGATTACTTTACCAAAATGTATGAAATTGTCAACACAGACAACTTTAGAGAGGTACCCAGAGATCCAACATCCACAATCCAGACCAAGACAAACAAAATCATCAGCACACTGGAAACTGAAGGGATAATAAGCAGCATCCAAGCCAAACAAATGAAGTCGTATAATTCGACTAGTCCAAGAATGTATGGTAACCCAAAAATCCATAAAGAAAATATTCCAATGAGACCAATAGTTTCGGATGTAAAAGGTCCAACTTGCAAACTATCTGAGTACATAGCTCAAATTCTTACATCAGCCTATGACGACACCAACAATTACTATGTTAAGGACTCCTTTGATTTTTCAGCCAAGATTAATAACTTTGAACTACCACCAGGTTATGTTTTGATCTCTCTGGATGTTGTCAATTTATTTGGGAATATTTCCAGGGAACTTGTTCTTGCTGCATTGGATGATAGCTGGGATAAAATAAGTGAACACTGCACGATACCACAAGAAAAATTCAAGCAGATAATTACATTTCTTATGGATTCGGGATACTTCATGTTTAATGGAAAGTATTACTTTCAGATGTTTGGATGCATTATGGGTTCCAGACTCAGCCCAATTATATCACTGTATGTTATGGATTACCTACTTACCAAGAGTATACCGAGATTGACCTTTATATTAGGCTTCATTAAGAAATTTGTGGATGATCTGATCATATCCCTACCTTCATCAGGGATAAATGAAATTCTAGAAGTATTTAATGACTTTGATCCAAATATAAAGTTTACTGTCGAGATGGAGGATGACAACAACTCCGTCCCATTTCTCGATACAAGAGTGTGCAGGGTGGGAGACAGAGTTAGGCTTGATTGGTATAGGAAGGAGACCTCATCAGGTAGATTTATACACTTCTTATCAGACCATTCGATAAACACAAAAGTAAATTTCATTAGAGAGCAGAAAAACAGAATAGAGAGAATATGTGATCCTATGTTCCTTGATACCAACTTAAAAAAACTGTTCAGACTTTTATCAGACAACTCGTATCCCAAAGCAATGTTAAACAAATTGCTCTTTTCGTCATCTGAAAGAGAAACACCAACCAGGAATACTGATTTGGGAATCTTAGATAACAATGAGCCAATTAAATATCGTAGCCTACCCAACATACAGAATCTAACTGGTAAAATAAAGAAGTGTTTTCTGGGTTTAAATTCCATAAAGATTGTACCCCAGtcgaaaaagaaaatttcagcACTCTACTCGAAATTAAAAGACCCTATACCAGATTATCTAAAATCAAATGTCATATATGAAATAGAGTGTTCAGACTGCCACCAGACATACATTGGTCAGACATCCCAACACTTGAAACAAAGATTAACACTACACAAAAGTGATATAAAGAAAAACAACCCTAGATGTGCATTGTCTGTTCACGCCAATCGATATTCACATGCTGCAGACCTAGAAAATGCAAGAATTTTAGACATGAACAACAACTACAGGAAACGATGCAttttggaaatgatccatataagAAACAatcaagaaaattcaattaataaaaaaacgGACACTCAAAACCTAAGTCCAATATATGCCTACTTATTGGAGTACTCCCGTATACCATTTTTTGACGGTCCTGTAG ATGGATGA